A region of the Drosophila subobscura isolate 14011-0131.10 chromosome J, UCBerk_Dsub_1.0, whole genome shotgun sequence genome:
CTGGCACTCCATCGGCCGTGAGGTGCACATCCAGCTCGATCATATCCGCATGATGCTCGTGGGCACTCAGAAACGAGGCAATtgtgttctccctctctgctgGGGCATCGGCAATGTAGCTCTTGCCGTTGCCGCGATGTCCCACATCCAGATTGGGCCAGCTCTTGGGCCAGTAGTGGGCATAGGTGGTCTTGAAGTCCAGCGGCGAGTAGCGGTACGGCTGGACAATGACATAGGGCAAACGGAGACGGGCGAGGGTCTCCTCGGCATCGCTGGCCGACTTGATGCGTAGATGGAGCAATCCCTCGCTGCCCTGCAGCTCTGAGCTGACGAGATTGGCACTGCCGAGCAGCTCATTGGACATGGTGTAGCAGTCGAGGCGgaagtgctgctgcatcatctTCTCCAGCGGCACGGTGATGTGGAAGATGACAATGTCGCCCTTGGTGTAGGGCACTCCGAATGTGGGCTGATTCTCCAGCTGACTCTTGCCGTACTCCTGCTTGGTGTACTCCACCTGCAGGCCGGCGGTCATCTCAACGGGCACAATCTTTAGCTGCACATGCTGGGGGTCAAAGGTCTCGATGTCGTGCACCTGGAACATCTTCTCGCCGTTGAACTTGAGCTGAACAATCACCTCGTGATTGAGCCAGCCGCGATGCACCTGCGGCTTGAGGTCCGCATTGTCTGCGGTTATGCCAAAGACATCGATCTGGCTGCACTGTATCTCCGAGCAGGGGCCCAGGGAGCGGGGCTTGAAGTGTGTCTCCCAGCGGCGAATCTGCTTGTAGCCGGACAGATCCTCCACGTACACAAAGTAGCGGTATTCCAGCTGGCGGCACGACTGCAGCGGCACCGTCGCCTGCCAGTTGAGTTCGTCGAGCGAGTCCAGGGGCACGCAGCGTGAGAGCTGCCACTCGCCGAGGGCTTTCACATCGCCTGTCAGTCCCAGGCGCTCTTCCGCCGCCAGGGGAGTCTCCAGTCTCACGTTGAACTCCCTCAGTGTGGGCTTGCAGGTGGCACCCGTCGCACCGGTGGCCGTCTCCAGCTCATTGGCTGTGCCATATTTGATGAGGGTGCCCGGTGGCACGGTGGCTGCCTCCACGTATGCGGCACACTGCAAGTAGATGGAGGCATAGGCCAGGATTAGTACTTTGATGTGCCACAGGGCCATCGCCAGCAGCAATGGAGACTAGACTACGACTGAGGGAAACGCTGACATCGTTGTCGCCTAATAAACGCCACAACACACGGCTGCGAAGCTCAGATTAAACGTTGACCCCTTGCGGATTTCGTTTCGCCCTGATAAAGTTTCACTAAGCGGAACGCCGCCCCACACTCTGCCCGGCCCACCCCCCTCTGGCTGGAATTTAGAAACGAAAACAGGTTCGCGCGATAAGCACGCGTTTTTAGTCGCCTCCGTGCCGTTCGTAACGAGATCACGTGTTCTTTTCCGAGCACTGAGGCGGGCTCGACTCTAGATCCAGGCTCACAGATTATTATAATCAAacacatataaaaaaaaaacaaaaacactatGCTATTTAAGCAACTTGTGCGGAATAATCAGTTTAATTGCTCGGAAAAATAATTTTAGAATATATTTAGTATGCCCTAAGCCCGAGTCTAAACTACGTGCTCGTATTTGCGTAAGAGCTGCACTAAACGTAAGCACATATCAGGCAGTTAGATGGGAAACAGATAACCCCTAGAAACTTGATtaatttgtgatttatttccTACTAAAAATAGTAGCTAAAATGgggtaaataaatcaaagtcaaTGGAGGGTTTTTTGTCtgataaatatgtaattaCGACGGGGACTTTTTTGGTGGCTCCTGATAGTTAGGGTTTCCCTTTTGTTATAATTGTTTCAACTAACACAATTCCACACATATTTGCACACACTCTTTTGGAATTcaacgttttgttttgcatataAAAGCACGCGTTTAAAATCGCTCAAAGCGCAAACGTTTTACCTTTGAGCGCAGGCCGTGATAGCCGCAAGGAATCAAATGCTTTTTTTGTCGCTGTGCGAGTGGTTGACGGTGGTggtgtcgttgctgctgccatggcaGTGTATTGGGGGTGATGCAACTGCCTATGATTAGCCGACACTTGCTGGGCGATAAATAAAATCGCCATAGCCAAAGTTTATGTAAGTGGGCTGAACAAACCATAAATTATTCCAACTATCACGTGTTGAGCAGGCACCCCCTTGAACTGTATTCTCACTCGTAAAATACACTAAAGAGgctgccaccacccaccagcTAACGGGCCGAATGTTCAGATCGGTACTGGCTCCTACCTTGGCAACATTTCAAAAGATAACTAGAAAAAATCGAAGGAGGGACGGCAAAAGTCGCGTGAGCTAATGAGACATGTATGCGGTGCAAAATTCGCATTTCGTATACATAGTTTTCTAGTTTCTATTTACTTATATTTTGTAGTTTTCcgcatttatgtatttttggctGTTTTGCGTCAACCGCACGTTAGCGCGTTTTGTGAGCGTTTTGCGCGCGTTTTTCCTGTTCTTGGCACAATTAGCATAGCCTTGTAAATCAATCGGTTCGGTGCCTCATAAATGACCAACAATaattccaaaaacaaaaccaaaagctgtttttaatattaaactaaatccgttttgttttttgtttcaacttttgatttttctctcttaAACTTTAAATGCTAATTTCCGTGTGCAATTTGAGCTTTTGTGTGCGTCGTTCACGTGTTGAACAGTTAGCTTTAACgcacgcgctctctcttctctctcctctcacactctctgtATTTTTGCACATCTGTTTTTTGTTATGGGAAATTTTAGAGTGGAAAAGCTTCGTTTCTGCTTCTTGGGGGCAATTTTTTACTACTTCTTACTTCTCTGTCTTATTTTTAGCAAGCAAAAGCTCTGCTACCATCTGTTTTGGCCAGCTAAAATTTCAGCTTGATTTCTTATCACACTCGAGCCATATAGCGAGAGATCATATATCAACAAAACAGCTATATAACAGCCATAAGATGGCCTGAAATCTAATCGCAATCATCGCAAAAACAGGCACTTGAGCTTGGGGGGTCGGTAACAGTCGGTAACAgggctcctctctctctctctcaatacTGAAACCTCCCCTCAAACTTCACAAGAAAGTGAATCACGTGAAACCTTTGCCACATGTGGCATTCATTCTAAAGAGCTTTCTGCATTAAATAAACAGAGTTGAGTCGTAGCCTGTCTGAGGGGTTGTTTGGTTTACTGGCAAACTACTTGAAATTGGAGGTTGGAGTTAAGAGTCGAGTCTCCGTTTCCAATGAAATGACATCATAATAAACAGAACCATCAGCCGACCGGACCCATACTAGTCAGAATTCTACGAATTATACTATAAACATTAagttataatttatataaactTATCTAGTATTTCCCATGGTGGTCAATTTAGTGCATTAACCctactctgtctctctgtctctcttgttCTCTACCTCCCCGCTCTatatattgatttttataaCATACTACTGGAAGCATGCAAATGTCTGATGTCAACAGCAGCGACCTTCACAAACAGCCCAAAAAGTCAAAGCTCAAACATTTGCAATTATACTAGACACTAGCCACATGGCAGACACATCATTCCCTCTACCGAAACCCTTATTATAATGCCCCAAAAGTACAAATGTTTCAAATAGATTTTcgttaattacattttgcatgTGCTCGTCCGTGCCTTGGGCTTCCATCGGTGTCAATATCATGGGAACAGACATCTTGCTGGGGtttgtctgttttgtgtgacTTTAAACTTTAAGTTTAGGATGCTTTGGTTGGTCTGGAGAACCAAACGGAAAAAAAACTTATATCACAGTTGATTTAATTAGATTTTTGCACTACTATACGCCGTATGCGCAATtggtttccctttttgttttttggttttgctagTGGGCCAGCATTTTGTacttgttttagttttagtttaggCTCTTTTATGGTTGCTTCTTTgtcgcttttatttatgttttttgttgttttggtgttggttttggttttggttgagtggtttgttgttttgttgtttgttggttttggggGACGCTGAGGACGGTCCGTCGTCACTGCTCCGACGTTGCAGTCGCAACTGTTTCAGGCTCTTTTGGTGTGCGCGCAATTTAAACGATTTCTTTTTATCGAAAATGAGTTGGAGAgctttttgctttctgctttgccttttctgcctcttttgcccgttttctttgtgtgtgcgagcggCAGAGCACGGAACGGCACAGAAAGAAACGGCGACGTTGCCGATTTAGGTACAGTTGCGGTGGCTTGCTTGGTGCttttttcaaaatgttgttggcctcagaaacagaaaacaacacacgataataaaatacaaaacaaaaacaacaacaaaaaca
Encoded here:
- the LOC117893095 gene encoding glycerophosphocholine phosphodiesterase GPCPD1 isoform X1 is translated as MVCSAHLHKLWLWRFYLSPSKCRLIIGSCITPNTLPWQQQRHHHRQPLAQRQKKHLIPCGYHGLRSKCAAYVEAATVPPGTLIKYGTANELETATGATGATCKPTLREFNVRLETPLAAEERLGLTGDVKALGEWQLSRCVPLDSLDELNWQATVPLQSCRQLEYRYFVYVEDLSGYKQIRRWETHFKPRSLGPCSEIQCSQIDVFGITADNADLKPQVHRGWLNHEVIVQLKFNGEKMFQVHDIETFDPQHVQLKIVPVEMTAGLQVEYTKQEYGKSQLENQPTFGVPYTKGDIVIFHITVPLEKMMQQHFRLDCYTMSNELLGSANLVSSELQGSEGLLHLRIKSASDAEETLARLRLPYVIVQPYRYSPLDFKTTYAHYWPKSWPNLDVGHRGNGKSYIADAPAERENTIASFLSAHEHHADMIELDVHLTADGVPVIYHDFGLRTAPPGKQITKPDQLEYVLIKDINYELLKRLRIFSVINGRVVEYPSHNAESRPAHRIFPRLVEVLDELPKSLGIDVEIKWPQRRQGGGSEAEQTIDKNFFADRVLHQVIQHGCGRPIIFSSFDADMCTMLRFKQNIFPVMYLTQGQTKKWQPFLDLRTRTFEAAMNNAQAFELAGTAPHAEDFLGENAAQMLQQAKDLGQIAVLWGDDCNSRERVKYFTQIGATATCYDRSDLYMPDGKQEAFFKSPALMAEFAAQCRI
- the LOC117893095 gene encoding glycerophosphocholine phosphodiesterase GPCPD1 isoform X2, with product MSVPMILTPMEAQGTDEHMQNCAAYVEAATVPPGTLIKYGTANELETATGATGATCKPTLREFNVRLETPLAAEERLGLTGDVKALGEWQLSRCVPLDSLDELNWQATVPLQSCRQLEYRYFVYVEDLSGYKQIRRWETHFKPRSLGPCSEIQCSQIDVFGITADNADLKPQVHRGWLNHEVIVQLKFNGEKMFQVHDIETFDPQHVQLKIVPVEMTAGLQVEYTKQEYGKSQLENQPTFGVPYTKGDIVIFHITVPLEKMMQQHFRLDCYTMSNELLGSANLVSSELQGSEGLLHLRIKSASDAEETLARLRLPYVIVQPYRYSPLDFKTTYAHYWPKSWPNLDVGHRGNGKSYIADAPAERENTIASFLSAHEHHADMIELDVHLTADGVPVIYHDFGLRTAPPGKQITKPDQLEYVLIKDINYELLKRLRIFSVINGRVVEYPSHNAESRPAHRIFPRLVEVLDELPKSLGIDVEIKWPQRRQGGGSEAEQTIDKNFFADRVLHQVIQHGCGRPIIFSSFDADMCTMLRFKQNIFPVMYLTQGQTKKWQPFLDLRTRTFEAAMNNAQAFELAGTAPHAEDFLGENAAQMLQQAKDLGQIAVLWGDDCNSRERVKYFTQIGATATCYDRSDLYMPDGKQEAFFKSPALMAEFAAQCRI
- the LOC117893095 gene encoding glycerophosphocholine phosphodiesterase GPCPD1 isoform X3 is translated as MSDQCAAYVEAATVPPGTLIKYGTANELETATGATGATCKPTLREFNVRLETPLAAEERLGLTGDVKALGEWQLSRCVPLDSLDELNWQATVPLQSCRQLEYRYFVYVEDLSGYKQIRRWETHFKPRSLGPCSEIQCSQIDVFGITADNADLKPQVHRGWLNHEVIVQLKFNGEKMFQVHDIETFDPQHVQLKIVPVEMTAGLQVEYTKQEYGKSQLENQPTFGVPYTKGDIVIFHITVPLEKMMQQHFRLDCYTMSNELLGSANLVSSELQGSEGLLHLRIKSASDAEETLARLRLPYVIVQPYRYSPLDFKTTYAHYWPKSWPNLDVGHRGNGKSYIADAPAERENTIASFLSAHEHHADMIELDVHLTADGVPVIYHDFGLRTAPPGKQITKPDQLEYVLIKDINYELLKRLRIFSVINGRVVEYPSHNAESRPAHRIFPRLVEVLDELPKSLGIDVEIKWPQRRQGGGSEAEQTIDKNFFADRVLHQVIQHGCGRPIIFSSFDADMCTMLRFKQNIFPVMYLTQGQTKKWQPFLDLRTRTFEAAMNNAQAFELAGTAPHAEDFLGENAAQMLQQAKDLGQIAVLWGDDCNSRERVKYFTQIGATATCYDRSDLYMPDGKQEAFFKSPALMAEFAAQCRI